One window of the Manihot esculenta cultivar AM560-2 chromosome 14, M.esculenta_v8, whole genome shotgun sequence genome contains the following:
- the LOC110631051 gene encoding class V chitinase CHIT5b yields MSRYFMLHIFSYILCISHIQAMPGLKLLRFLSIIVLLNIAAGSTRIMASPPAVKGAYWPSWSQTFPPSVIDTSLFTHIYYAFLSPNNVTFKFEIPDSTAALLHNFATTLHRKDPPVKTLISIAGGGADPKLFARMASEAKSRKVFINSAIEVARRFGFDGLDLDWEFPKDPKEMQDLGQLFEEWRNVIQTEAKSTKKPPLLLTAAVYFSVEFLWAETYRKFPVEPMKKNLDWINVMCYDYHGSWDTTATGAQALLYDPKSNISTSYGLRSWIKAGMPPQMVVMGLPLYGRTWKLKDPNVNGIGAPAVGVGPGEEGVLTYSQVEKFNKENGATVVYDVETVSTYSYVGTSWIGYDDELSTTTKLGFAQALGLRGYFFWALSFDAGWKISTQASRAWASDE; encoded by the exons ATGTCTAGATATTTTATGCTACATATATTCTCATACATACTATGCATTTCACATATCCAAGCAATGCCTGGCCTCAAGCTTCTACGTTTTCTTTCAATTATTGTCCTCTTGAACATCGCCGCCGGATCAACACGCATCATGGCGTCACCTCCGGCAGTCAAAGGCGCTTATTGGCCTTCATGGTCTCAAACATTTCCACCTTCTGTCATAGACACAAGTTTGTTCACTCATATCTACTATGCTTTTCTCTCGCCAAATAATGTCACTTTCAAGTTCGAAATACCTGATTCGACCGCGGCTCTCCTCCACAACTTTGCAACCACCCTTCACCGTAAAGATCCGCCGGTGAAAACCCTAATCTCTATTGCCGGAGGAGGTGCTGATCCTAAGCTGTTTGCTAGGATGGCATCAGAGGCAAAGTCACGTAAAGTGTTCATAAATTCAGCTATTGAAGTAGCAAGAAGATTTGGATTTGATGGGCTAGATCTTGATTGGGAGTTTCCTAAGGACCCAAAAGAGATGCAAGACTTGGGCCAGTTGTTTGAAGAATGGCGTAATGTGATCCAAACGGAGGCTAAATCCACAAAAAAGCCTCCTTTATTGCTCACGGCGGCCGTGTACTTCTCCGTCGAGTTCTTATGGGCCGAGACGTACCGGAAGTTCCCGGTGGAGCCGATGAAGAAAAACTTGGACTGGATTAATGTAATGTGTTATGATTATCATGGTTCATGGGACACTACAGCTACAGGGGCCCAAGCTTTATTGTATGATCCAAAGAGTAATATAAGCACAAGCTATGGGCTTAGGTCATGGATCAAGGCTGGAATGCCGCCGCAGATGGTGGTTATGGGCCTGCCATTGTATGGGAGGACTTGGAAGCTGAAAGACCCGAATGTAAACGGAATCGGAGCACCGGCGGTCGGAGTTGGGCCCGGAGAAGAAGGTGTGTTGACATATTCCCAGGTGGAGAAGTTCAACAAGGAGAATGGAGCAACAGTGGTATATGATGTGGAAACAGTGTCTACATATTCATATGTTGGAACATCATGGATTGGGTATGATGATGAATTGTCCACCACTACTAAATTAGGGTTTGCTCAGGCCCTTGGGCTTCGTGGGTATTTCTTTTGGGCCCTTAGTTTTGATGCAGGCTGGAAAATCTCAACCCAAG CTTCAAGGGCATGGGCAAGTGATGAATGA
- the LOC110630881 gene encoding probable UDP-3-O-acylglucosamine N-acyltransferase 2, mitochondrial isoform X1, whose product MAISANRSYYIGASNLFFYRTPVNPIVERVRALCALLGGPAIRYQCSMPLVSRIADGAGTNHDEFSRWGNGGGTFHKSARVDPTAIMEIGAIVHSKAVLDANVYVGSGAVIGPAVTVGQSTKIGYNVSLSNCTIGDHCVIHNGVCIGQDGFGFFVDEQGSMVKKPQLLNAKIGNHVEIGANTCIDRGSWRDTVIGDHSKIDNLVQIAHNVVIGKSCLLCGQVGIAGSVTIGDYVTLGGRVAVRDHASITSKVRLAANSCVTKDITEPGDYGGFPAVPIHQWRRQIANHSRLSKKSIS is encoded by the exons ATGGCAATTTCTGCCAACAGATCATACTATATCGGCGCCTCCAATCTCTTCTTCTATCGTACTCCAGTGAACCCAATTGTGGAACGTGTTCGCGCTTTATGTGCATTGCTTGGTGGTCCTGCTATCCGTTACCAGTGCTCGATGCCTTTGGTCTCTCGAATTG CAGATGGTGCTGGAACAAATCACGATGAGTTTTCAAGATGGGGTAATGGAGGTGGAACCTTCCACAAATCAGCTCGTGTCGACCCAACAGCAATTATGGAAATCGGTGCGATTGTTCATTCCAAAGCTGTACTGGATGCGAATGTTTATGTTGGATCAGGAGCCGTTATTGGACCTGCTGTTACTGTTGGTCAATCAACAAAGATAGG GTATAATGTTTCACTTAGCAATTGCACTATAGGTGATCATTGTGTAATCCACAATGGAGTTTGCATTGGTCAAGATG GATTTGGTTTTTTTGTGGATGAGCAGGGAAGCATGGTGAAGAAACCTCAA CTTCTGAATGCTAAGATAGGAAATCATGTAGAGATTGGGGCAAATACGTGCATCGATAGAGGCAG CTGGAGGGACACGGTTATTGGTGATCATTCAAAGATAGACAATTTAGTCCAA ATTGCTCATAATGTAGTTATTGGAAAGAGCTGCTtgctctgtggacaagttggaaTTGCTGGTTCTGTGAC GATAGGAGATTATGTTACTTTAGGGGGAAGGGTAGCGGTTCGTGATCATGCCTCTATCACATCAAAG GTCCGGCTGGCTGCTAATAGTTGTGTTACCAAGGATATAACAGAGCCTGGGGATTATGGTGGCTTCCCTGCA GTACCTATTCATCAATGGCGGAGACAAATTGCTAATCATTCCCGTCTTTCTAAGAAATCGATTTCATAG
- the LOC110630881 gene encoding probable UDP-3-O-acylglucosamine N-acyltransferase 2, mitochondrial isoform X2 — translation MAISANRSYYIGASNLFFYRTPVNPIVERVRALCALLGGPAIRYQCSMPLVSRIDGAGTNHDEFSRWGNGGGTFHKSARVDPTAIMEIGAIVHSKAVLDANVYVGSGAVIGPAVTVGQSTKIGYNVSLSNCTIGDHCVIHNGVCIGQDGFGFFVDEQGSMVKKPQLLNAKIGNHVEIGANTCIDRGSWRDTVIGDHSKIDNLVQIAHNVVIGKSCLLCGQVGIAGSVTIGDYVTLGGRVAVRDHASITSKVRLAANSCVTKDITEPGDYGGFPAVPIHQWRRQIANHSRLSKKSIS, via the exons ATGGCAATTTCTGCCAACAGATCATACTATATCGGCGCCTCCAATCTCTTCTTCTATCGTACTCCAGTGAACCCAATTGTGGAACGTGTTCGCGCTTTATGTGCATTGCTTGGTGGTCCTGCTATCCGTTACCAGTGCTCGATGCCTTTGGTCTCTCGAATTG ATGGTGCTGGAACAAATCACGATGAGTTTTCAAGATGGGGTAATGGAGGTGGAACCTTCCACAAATCAGCTCGTGTCGACCCAACAGCAATTATGGAAATCGGTGCGATTGTTCATTCCAAAGCTGTACTGGATGCGAATGTTTATGTTGGATCAGGAGCCGTTATTGGACCTGCTGTTACTGTTGGTCAATCAACAAAGATAGG GTATAATGTTTCACTTAGCAATTGCACTATAGGTGATCATTGTGTAATCCACAATGGAGTTTGCATTGGTCAAGATG GATTTGGTTTTTTTGTGGATGAGCAGGGAAGCATGGTGAAGAAACCTCAA CTTCTGAATGCTAAGATAGGAAATCATGTAGAGATTGGGGCAAATACGTGCATCGATAGAGGCAG CTGGAGGGACACGGTTATTGGTGATCATTCAAAGATAGACAATTTAGTCCAA ATTGCTCATAATGTAGTTATTGGAAAGAGCTGCTtgctctgtggacaagttggaaTTGCTGGTTCTGTGAC GATAGGAGATTATGTTACTTTAGGGGGAAGGGTAGCGGTTCGTGATCATGCCTCTATCACATCAAAG GTCCGGCTGGCTGCTAATAGTTGTGTTACCAAGGATATAACAGAGCCTGGGGATTATGGTGGCTTCCCTGCA GTACCTATTCATCAATGGCGGAGACAAATTGCTAATCATTCCCGTCTTTCTAAGAAATCGATTTCATAG